One Methylocystis iwaonis genomic window, ACGAAGAAAATCCCCTTCATCGAAAGCCGGGCGAGCACGGCTCTGCTGCTGACGACTGTTCTGGTCTGCCTCATCGGCGCGGCGCTGCCCTATTCGCCCTTTGCGTCCGCCTTCGGCTTTGTGCCGCTGCCCGCATCCTATTGGCCGGCGATCGGCGTCTTCCTCATCGGCTACGCTATTCTTGCCCATATCGCCAAGACGGCCTTCTTCAAACGCTTCGGAGATTGATCCAGGCAAGCGCAACGGGAGACAAAGACGCGCCCGCCCGCTTGGCCGGGAACAAAGCCGTGATCGAAGGGATTTAAGGGCTTCTAGCGCGCGTTCCGCTCGCATGGATCAGCGGAATGCGCTCTAGGACGTCTTTCCCTTCGGAGGACGCCGATGCGGCGCATGCTCCTTGCCACTCTTGTTTTCGCCTGCGCGCTTGTCCTTGCGGGTGCGCTCGCGCTCACCCAGCGCCCGCGCGAGCCGCAACGCGCAAGAAGCGCGGCGGAGATCGACGCGATCCTCGAGGGTCTGCGTGTGCCGGAAGATTTTTCCATCTCCCTATATGCGCGTGCGCCGGGCGCGCGCACCATCGCCGTGGGGCCGAGAGGGAAAGTGATTTTCATCGGCACAGGCGTCGATAACATCGTCTATGCGCTGACGCCCGGCGGCGGTCACGGGGTTCGTGTGGAACGCCTGGAGCTGGCCTTCGAGTTCGATCTGCCGCACGGCCTGTGCTTTTCGCCGGAGGGAACGCTTTTCATTGTCGAACGCAACCGCGTCCTCAGCATTCCGAACGCGGAAGAAGAATGGCGCCGGCCGCATGCGCGCATTGTCGTTGCGAAGGGCGACCTCATCCCGCGTCAGGAGGAAAGCGACGGCCATACGTTGCGCGTCTGCCGCGTGGGGCCGGATGGCAAGCTTTATATTTCGCTCGGCCAACCCTATGACGTCGCGCCGAAGGAGAAGCTCGCCTTCTACGAGCGCACCGGCGTCGGCGGGATCATCCGCATGAATCCCGACGGCTCTAAACGCGACGTTTTCGCGCGCGGCGTGCGTAATTCAGTGGGCATGGATTTCAACCCTGCCGATGGGTCGCTCTGGTTCACCGACAATCAGACGAATGAGCTGGGGGACGACAAGCCGCCCGGCGAATTGAACCGCGCGCCGATCCCCTGGCTGCACTTCGGCTTTCCCTGGTACGGCGGCGGGCATGTGCGCACGGCGGAATATGCGTTGGATGAGCCACCGCCGGGCGTCATCTTTCCGGAGGTGGAGGAAGAAGCCCACGCCGCTGACCTCGGCATGGTTTTTTACACGGGCGACACTTTCCCGAAAAAATATCGGGGCGGCATTTTCTCGGCCCAGCACGGCTCGGGCGCCCGGACGCAGCCGGTCGGCGCGCGGCTGATGTTCACGCGCCCCGGGCCGGATGGAACGGGCGGCGTCAGCGAACCTTTCGTCGAAGGTTGGAACAAGGGCTCGATGCCCTATCTCGGCACCCCG contains:
- a CDS encoding PQQ-dependent sugar dehydrogenase; protein product: MRRMLLATLVFACALVLAGALALTQRPREPQRARSAAEIDAILEGLRVPEDFSISLYARAPGARTIAVGPRGKVIFIGTGVDNIVYALTPGGGHGVRVERLELAFEFDLPHGLCFSPEGTLFIVERNRVLSIPNAEEEWRRPHARIVVAKGDLIPRQEESDGHTLRVCRVGPDGKLYISLGQPYDVAPKEKLAFYERTGVGGIIRMNPDGSKRDVFARGVRNSVGMDFNPADGSLWFTDNQTNELGDDKPPGELNRAPIPWLHFGFPWYGGGHVRTAEYALDEPPPGVIFPEVEEEAHAADLGMVFYTGDTFPKKYRGGIFSAQHGSGARTQPVGARLMFTRPGPDGTGGVSEPFVEGWNKGSMPYLGTPVDVAQTPHGDLLVTDDENGAIYRISYGRSIIAGE